The following proteins are encoded in a genomic region of Arvicanthis niloticus isolate mArvNil1 chromosome 21, mArvNil1.pat.X, whole genome shotgun sequence:
- the Cx3cr1 gene encoding CX3C chemokine receptor 1 isoform X1, whose protein sequence is MLLANFENKDTLIEREPLASGGVCVGLCEWLSLPVEVPFPSAQLQDLTMPTSFTELDLENFEYDESAEACYLGDIVAFGTIFLSVFYSLVFTFGLVGNVLVVLALTNSRKPKSITDIYLLNLALSDLLFVATLPFWTHYLISHEGLHNAMCKLTTAFFFIGFFGGIFFITVISIDRYLAIVLAANSMNNRTVQHGVTISLGVWAAAILVASPQFMFTKRKDNECLGDYPEVLQEIWPVLRNSEVNILGFALPLLIMSFCYFRIIRTLFSCKNRKKARAVKLILLVVVAFFLFWTPYNIMIFLETLKFYNFFPSCDMKRDLRLALSVTETVAFSHCCLNPFIYAFAGEKFRRYLRHLYRKCLAILCGHSVHANFPPESQRSRQDSILSSFTHYTSEGEGSLLL, encoded by the exons ATGCTATTGGCTAACTTCGAAAATAAAGATACCCTCATAGAGAGGGAACCACTTGCCTCTGGTGGAGTCTGCGTGGGACTGTGTGAGTGGCTGTCACTTCCTGTAGAAGTTCCCTTCCCATCTGCTCAG CTCCAGGACCTCACCATGCCCACCTCCTTCACCGAACTGGATCTAGAGAATTTTGAGTATGATGAATCTGCTGAGGCCTGTTACTTGGGCGACATTGTGGCCTTTGGGACCATCTTCCTGTCCGTCTTCTACTCCCTCGTCTTCACCTTCGGTCTGGTGGGAAATGTGTTGGTGGTCCTCGCCCTCACCAACAGCCGGAAGCCCAAGAGCATCACCGACATCTACCTCCTGAACCTGGCCTTGAGCGACCTGCTCTTTGTGGCCACCTTGCCCTTCTGGACCCACTACCTCATCAGCCATGAGGGCCTCCACAATGCCATGTGCAAGCTCACGACTGCCTTCTTCTTCATTGGCTTCTTTGGGGGTATATTCTTCATCACGGTCATCAGCATTGACCGGTACCTCGCCATCGTCCTGGCCGCCAACTCCATGAACAACCGGACAGTGCAGCACGGTGTCACCATCAGTCTGGGCGTCTGGGCGGCAGCCATCTTAGTGGCGTCACCCCAGTTCATGTTCACAAAGAGAAAGGACAATGAATGTCTGGGTGACTACCCCGAGGTCCTGCAGGAAATCTGGCCTGTGCTCCGCAACTCGGAAGTCAACATCCTGGGCTTCGCCCTGCCCCTGCTTATCATGAGCTTTTGCTACTTCCGCATCATCCGGACGCTGTTTTCCTGCAAGAATCGCAAGAAGGCCAGAGCTGTAAAGCTCATCCTTCTGGTGGTCgttgccttcttcctcttctggacACCGTACAACATCATGATTTTCCTGGAGACTCTCAAATTCTACAACTTCTTCCCTAGTTGTGACATGAAGAGGGACCTGAGGTTGGCCCTCAGCGTGACGGAGACAGTGGCGTTCAGCCACTGTTGCCTCAACCCTTTTATCTATGCCTTTGCTGGGGAAAAGTTCAGAAGATACCTGAGACACCTGTACCGGAAGTGCCTGGCCATCCTGTGCGGTCATTCAGTCCACGCCAACTTCCCGCCAGAGTCCCAGAGGAGCAGGCAGGACAGCATTCTGAGCAGCTTCACTCATTACACAAGTGAGGGAGAGGGATCTCTCCTGCTCTGA
- the Cx3cr1 gene encoding CX3C chemokine receptor 1 isoform X2 translates to MPTSFTELDLENFEYDESAEACYLGDIVAFGTIFLSVFYSLVFTFGLVGNVLVVLALTNSRKPKSITDIYLLNLALSDLLFVATLPFWTHYLISHEGLHNAMCKLTTAFFFIGFFGGIFFITVISIDRYLAIVLAANSMNNRTVQHGVTISLGVWAAAILVASPQFMFTKRKDNECLGDYPEVLQEIWPVLRNSEVNILGFALPLLIMSFCYFRIIRTLFSCKNRKKARAVKLILLVVVAFFLFWTPYNIMIFLETLKFYNFFPSCDMKRDLRLALSVTETVAFSHCCLNPFIYAFAGEKFRRYLRHLYRKCLAILCGHSVHANFPPESQRSRQDSILSSFTHYTSEGEGSLLL, encoded by the coding sequence ATGCCCACCTCCTTCACCGAACTGGATCTAGAGAATTTTGAGTATGATGAATCTGCTGAGGCCTGTTACTTGGGCGACATTGTGGCCTTTGGGACCATCTTCCTGTCCGTCTTCTACTCCCTCGTCTTCACCTTCGGTCTGGTGGGAAATGTGTTGGTGGTCCTCGCCCTCACCAACAGCCGGAAGCCCAAGAGCATCACCGACATCTACCTCCTGAACCTGGCCTTGAGCGACCTGCTCTTTGTGGCCACCTTGCCCTTCTGGACCCACTACCTCATCAGCCATGAGGGCCTCCACAATGCCATGTGCAAGCTCACGACTGCCTTCTTCTTCATTGGCTTCTTTGGGGGTATATTCTTCATCACGGTCATCAGCATTGACCGGTACCTCGCCATCGTCCTGGCCGCCAACTCCATGAACAACCGGACAGTGCAGCACGGTGTCACCATCAGTCTGGGCGTCTGGGCGGCAGCCATCTTAGTGGCGTCACCCCAGTTCATGTTCACAAAGAGAAAGGACAATGAATGTCTGGGTGACTACCCCGAGGTCCTGCAGGAAATCTGGCCTGTGCTCCGCAACTCGGAAGTCAACATCCTGGGCTTCGCCCTGCCCCTGCTTATCATGAGCTTTTGCTACTTCCGCATCATCCGGACGCTGTTTTCCTGCAAGAATCGCAAGAAGGCCAGAGCTGTAAAGCTCATCCTTCTGGTGGTCgttgccttcttcctcttctggacACCGTACAACATCATGATTTTCCTGGAGACTCTCAAATTCTACAACTTCTTCCCTAGTTGTGACATGAAGAGGGACCTGAGGTTGGCCCTCAGCGTGACGGAGACAGTGGCGTTCAGCCACTGTTGCCTCAACCCTTTTATCTATGCCTTTGCTGGGGAAAAGTTCAGAAGATACCTGAGACACCTGTACCGGAAGTGCCTGGCCATCCTGTGCGGTCATTCAGTCCACGCCAACTTCCCGCCAGAGTCCCAGAGGAGCAGGCAGGACAGCATTCTGAGCAGCTTCACTCATTACACAAGTGAGGGAGAGGGATCTCTCCTGCTCTGA